A window of the Pelagicoccus enzymogenes genome harbors these coding sequences:
- a CDS encoding GspE/PulE family protein encodes MADASLTLQIVESHELVSEEQLRALRAALPRAGDEELVEAIFSKGYTDRKVVVREMAKEFAIESIDLANAPWPDNARELLEESLARRFQVFPLSGGRDRLKVAISDPLQELDTLSHLLSKQVIPVLAIEEDVEIAIDASYLDSHLTASARLSQEERKLADEVKVADAGVEIAASMMGEDDAPIIRLVQVVISDAIRMRASDIHFEPLETRFRVRFRVDGSLQEIPNPPPQRLQLPVISRIKVMGKMSIAEKRLPQDGRIQVKVEGVEYDLRVSSLPTAYGESIVMRILDKSGLMLGLPELGFLPDDQEVYERMIAMPDGMLLVTGPTGSGKTTTLYSCLHFLNKPDRKIITVEDPIEYQMPGINQVPVKKEIGMSFSAALKAILRQAPNIIMVGEIRDLETAEIAINASLTGHMVFSTLHTNDAPSAVTRLVDIGVKPYLVATSLRAALAQRLVRKICPSCRERYEPSLREVHAVGLEPANARAATFMRGRGCPDCHDQGFKGRIGVFEIFHVNEEVERLIYSNGTSAQLRSLSRQLGMRSMREDGVRKVMAGMTTVEEVLSVTVDEPALA; translated from the coding sequence ATGGCTGACGCCTCCTTAACCCTGCAGATCGTGGAATCGCACGAGCTTGTGTCCGAAGAGCAACTACGCGCTTTGCGGGCGGCTTTGCCGAGGGCGGGGGACGAAGAGTTGGTGGAGGCGATTTTTTCCAAGGGATACACGGACCGCAAGGTCGTGGTCCGGGAGATGGCCAAGGAATTTGCCATCGAGTCGATCGACTTGGCGAACGCTCCCTGGCCGGACAACGCCCGCGAGCTTTTGGAGGAGTCCTTGGCCCGCAGGTTTCAGGTCTTTCCGCTCTCGGGCGGGCGTGATCGCCTCAAGGTGGCAATTTCCGATCCTTTGCAGGAGCTCGATACCTTGTCTCATCTTTTGAGCAAGCAGGTGATCCCGGTGTTGGCGATCGAGGAGGATGTGGAGATCGCAATCGATGCGTCGTATCTGGACTCGCACCTGACGGCGTCGGCTCGCCTCAGCCAAGAGGAGCGGAAATTGGCGGACGAAGTGAAGGTCGCGGACGCGGGAGTGGAAATCGCTGCTTCCATGATGGGGGAGGATGACGCCCCGATCATCCGTTTGGTGCAGGTCGTTATTTCGGACGCGATACGCATGCGGGCCTCGGACATACATTTCGAGCCGTTGGAAACTCGATTTCGCGTTCGTTTTCGGGTGGATGGGTCGCTGCAGGAAATTCCCAATCCACCGCCGCAGCGGCTGCAATTGCCGGTGATCTCTCGCATCAAGGTGATGGGCAAGATGAGCATCGCCGAGAAGCGTCTGCCCCAAGATGGCCGCATCCAAGTGAAGGTGGAGGGCGTCGAGTACGATCTGCGTGTTTCGAGTCTGCCCACGGCCTACGGCGAGAGCATTGTGATGCGTATTCTGGACAAGTCGGGCTTGATGCTGGGCCTGCCGGAGCTCGGATTCCTGCCGGACGACCAGGAGGTCTACGAGCGGATGATAGCGATGCCGGACGGGATGTTGCTGGTCACCGGGCCTACGGGTTCGGGCAAGACCACCACGCTCTACAGCTGCTTGCATTTCCTTAACAAGCCGGACCGCAAGATCATCACCGTGGAAGACCCGATCGAATACCAGATGCCGGGCATCAATCAGGTACCGGTCAAGAAGGAGATCGGCATGAGTTTCTCCGCGGCCTTGAAGGCGATTTTGCGTCAGGCTCCCAACATCATCATGGTGGGGGAAATCCGTGACTTGGAGACGGCGGAAATTGCGATCAATGCTTCCCTCACCGGGCACATGGTTTTCAGCACGCTGCACACCAATGACGCTCCGTCGGCGGTGACCCGTTTGGTCGATATTGGTGTAAAACCCTACCTGGTAGCGACTTCCCTGCGGGCTGCTCTCGCTCAGCGCTTGGTGAGGAAGATTTGCCCCAGCTGCCGAGAGCGGTACGAACCGAGCCTGAGGGAGGTTCATGCGGTGGGGCTGGAGCCTGCAAACGCCCGGGCGGCGACATTCATGCGCGGACGTGGCTGCCCCGATTGTCACGATCAGGGGTTCAAGGGGCGTATTGGGGTTTTCGAGATTTTCCACGTGAACGAGGAGGTCGAGCGACTGATCTACTCGAACGGGACTTCTGCTCAACTGCGTTCCCTCTCGCGCCAGCTTGGCATGCGCTCTATGCGTGAAGACGGGGTGCGCAAGGTGATGGCCGGTATGACGACGGTCGAG